In Pygocentrus nattereri isolate fPygNat1 chromosome 3, fPygNat1.pri, whole genome shotgun sequence, the DNA window agagcaggtgcatttatacggagacttgattacacacaggtggattctatttatcatcatcagtcatttaggtcaacattggatcattcagagatcctcactgaacttctggagtgagtttgctgcactgaaagtaaaggggccgaataatattgcacgccccacttttcagttttttatttctaaaaaaagtttaaaatatccaataaatttcgttccacttcacaattgtgtcccacttgttgttgattcttcacaaaaaattacaatttcatatctttatgtttgaagcctgaaatgtggcaaaaggttgaaaagttcaagggggctgaatacttttgcaacccactgtatatgttttttttagatcatttgaaaataccttttgtcctttatattgtgtcaaactttcatgatgaatgggtcAAAAGAAATAGCCCAAAACTGCTTAGAAATatgtccggttccattgacttacattaaaagcaaagtaggttttttccttctcctgtaaagttactattttggagataccgaggttttgttccgacagcacacacacatatacacgcatatatatatatacatatatatatatatatatatatatatatacacacacacacacacacacacacacacacacacacacacacacacacacacacacacacacacatatatacatgcaaCCCCTCCAACCTCACGCACCccccatatatacacatatatatatacatgcactcacacacacacccacacacccactcaccacACCAACAagcatatgtttatatatatatatgtacacatgcaACCCCTCCAACCTCACACCCCCCCTGCACCCCCCAAAACAACAAGCTTCTCACATCACTCACAGCTCTGACACCACAATAAGTTGTCCTCTTTATTGACTGCAGATCTTTTACCACACAAATAGCTCTTTAACAACATTATAGCAATACATCTTCACCAACCATACTCATTACTTAGATTACTGTTAACCACAGAATAACTTCACCAAAGAGGAAATACAAACACTCTGTTAGTCACATGATTAAAAGTGATTTGCTTTCTACCTCAACATAAATCTAAACAAGTTCATTATAATGTGCCATATGCTAAAGATTTCTATCAGCCTTTGACTGTTGTAATTTACATTGTGTACCTGAGTCCTGCCAGCTTGAAAGCGTTTCTAATAGGCCCGTTTGTTACAAGTGACCCCTTATTCACATATAattgttgttttatattatacaaTATCATATTATACAATCAGTTGCACTCTATTTACAAGCAAGATCCTTTGTTCTGCCTTTTATCTGGAATGAACTATGCAGGTTTTGCACCTTCTGTGCTATTGTAACCCAGTACTTGACctaataatttatattttgaTAATATGAAGGGCTGGCTGTTGAAGCAAAGCCTTTTCTTCAAAACACAAATGGCAATTCGCTGCATTATATATTGTTTAGAGTATATTTGTCACCCATTACTAAGTATTATTCCTATACATTGTTGTATATTTTTCTCATGTGACTTCTGCACATATGGCACAAGCTAATTTGCTTTCTTGGCAAATATGTTAGAATTTTTATTCTTGTTTCCGAGAGCAGCTTTCATTCCGAACTTAAACATCATTATAATTACCACCATAATGGGTTGATGATTGACTGGAACAATTGAGGTGGAACACCCGTCATGGGAAATGCAACAGCATTTGTAAAACTGGAGAAATGCAGAAAAGCTTCCACCTTTAGCCCTGAAGTGTTCAGCTGCCTGTGATCAGCAGGATGAACGTTCAGTTAGGGTGGCCACatagaaagagtgaaaaagggAAGTGGCTAAATATGGGAAAACAGATGTGATGTTGAGAACTGAAAGTTGGCTCAGACACAATCACGGTAAACAGAAACTAACAGCTTATGTCAGTCTGGGCAGCAGTTTTACAGGACAGTGTATTACTTTATCTAAAGACAAACCTTCACAGGGACTacaaaacacatgcataagcatctTATTATTTATACTGTGATGAGGCATCATTAGAGACTACTGGAACcggaaaaatatataattgtgGAAGCTCGAAGGACTTTATTTTTGAAGCTTAAGTACATTTACAAGCAagcaaattatttttttccttctcttgtagaAATACAGACAAGgaaattttatatttatctgagtaatgttgtttttaaagattttttataaatgtacagaatgtttgtgtgtgcacgcaTATGTATATtcatatgtgcatatatgtatatttgaATAATTATGTATGAAAATGATACGTTCAAGGGTATCAAAATCTTTCATAGCTTCAGGGCCTTCATGCCAAAACAATGTAATTTACTTAATAACACAAACTGTCTTTATCAATATTCAAGTATTGTTTTACAAGTACGTCATACAATGTTAATGATTATGCATGTGCTACAAAGTCCCTATGTAAGTAACctataaataaagtgttactcaGGAAGTTAAGTAGCAAATACAATCAATAGAATCAATAGAAATCATTTTCTCATAACAATAAATGccaaactttattttaaatgttcatctCGCTAAAGGCTTCAGGAACAATACGAAAAGCTGCCTGTTGTCTTAATTCTTCAATGAGTTTTGGACCAAGAAGATACGTCTTTGACTTCTTATAGTGCTCTGATATGTACACCTCCTCAAttgtgttcttgtttttgttataCTTGACAATCACTCTGTCCATGTTACTCTTTAGATCATGTGGATTGTAATATTTCCTGACTTCATAGGGCAGGTCAGTGGCATGTTTGTAATGAAGGTTTCCTAAGGTGAAGTAGCCATACATCTTATCCTTCAGCTTTGGGAGCAGGGTGCTTGGCCCTCTATTCTTGAATTCGTGGAAGCCATAAGCTCCTTCTGTGGGGTCACAGAGAGCCACCATGTTGTTGTCAATGCAATTATTCACATACCACACGAGCAGCACAAGACCGTGTCTAGGGGGTGGTGTGCCAAAATGGGtcttctccagctcctccacTGAGTTTAATGTCTTCAATGATGAAAAGATCACCAAAGCCGTCAGCAGGATGAGTCTCAGGAAGCGACAGTGTCTCATCATGTAAGTCTGTTCAAGGAGAACATCATATCAAGCACCCATAGCACTGCTAGTCGATAACTTTATAAGGTAACAGGCAATGCGATGTAACAGGATTTTACTTCAAGTAGATATTCCATTGGTCTAGTGATTGCCAATCCAGGCATATTTTAAAGAATTGGGTATTCACTAAAACAAGCCTGATCCTTTGTTTCCTAATCGCATTCTGTTTACACCACAAACATATTATCCACAATTTGTGGATGACTCAGGTTACTTATTTCTTTCCAAAACATATGCACATATGCACTCACTAAGAACAAAATGATCAATTAGTTGCCTATCATATCTTACCTACATTGTGTGCCTGTATTATCGATGAAAGCACAAAGATCAGATCAGCATTAGTTGATACACAACATGAATATGACTGTGACATTCTAATACAACAGACATTCAGAAagcaaacaaatatatatacaaattcTATTCatacaaacctcaattccaaaaggTCAGAACataatgtgaaatgcaaataaaaacagatggcAGTGTACAAGGATAGGTTAAGGCATCAGCAAATAACCCAAGAGTTTACATATAATGAAATTTCAACCTTTATAGTGCATATTAACATCAAAAGACTCCCTGTGTGTATAAAGGACAAGGGCAAAAACCACAACTGTACCTGTACCTTCCGATCCCTCAcaatgcactgcattaaaaaccagcatatTTCTATGATGGATATCATTGCATGGGATTGAGAATACTTGACAAACAATTGTCAATAAACATAACTCTCCACTGCACCCACACCCACAAAAGCAGGTTAAGAttgtactatgcacagtggaaactgTATGTCAGCAATGCCCAGAAATGCCACTGACTTCtttgggcttgagctcatctgaaatggactgattcCTCATTGGAAATGTGTATTATGTTCCAAAGAGAATCAACCTTTCAGATTATTTACGGAAATAAAGGGCATCATGTTCTCCAAGTCAAAAGTATCATGCCATAATTTGGGGGTTTATTAATGTCCATGACTTTTGCGTGACGTCTGTTTCAGGGATGTCCATGCTTATTTTAACATGACAAAGACCCGTCTCCCGCTAAAAACATATGGTGTACTATAATGCACtaaatatgacaacagagaccTGGCATGCGCAGCTGAAAGCTTGTAAAATGGAACAATGGCAAAACAGTCAGCTTGATTATTAAGCATGCTCCTGTTCCAACATGCTACATGCATCAAATTTGAAATGCATACCAGATTTTCCCCTCTGATTCCAGTCCTGTACCTGATGCTCAGGCATCCACAAATACCAAGTGCCCATACAAATACCAACTCTATCTGACCTAACTATGTTATAAATTCTAATATTTACACAATTCCACTTTTAAAATAACTGTAGgtataaatgataaattaacTTAGGTaaaaactgtgttctctgtcacaaataaaacacacagctTCAAAGAATGCCgttaaaatgttgatttataTATAGATGAGGAGGTGAGGGCTTGCTAAGGTGAATGGGTTAAGCTAAGCATATTTCCTGCTGTTTGTATGTTGCTTTATTGGCACATGTTTGTGGCATATAAGTGAAACTAATACCTTAGGAAGACGTTTAACAGGTATATCACACACTACTTTTGCCAAAAATACTGGTGTTACAGTGTTTGCAATTAGcattaaaaacatacataaataagACATTGTCCAAAGGttaaatatcaaatattgtGACTTTGTTCTTCCTTCATTTTGAAACAGGTAAAAAAGAGTGTATtagtcactgctttctgttgtttttttcctataACCTATCATACACACATTGAGGTTTGTACATGCATTTATCTATACATTTGAAACGGCATAGTCTACAAACCGGTGCTTTTAAAAACATCTCACGGAACACAGCAAAGCAAAAGGTGCCACTACAGTTCATGATGTTTTAGTGACTCTTTTAAAGGGGTTCTCCTTTGCTTGTAAGCTTCGGTTTACTTCAGTGAATCTTCTATTGTTTGCTTCTGACAGATGATAATGAACAGCTCCTCGAAGGCACAACACATTTAAATTTTAACATTGCTGACACTTTAACTTGATCTAATTAACCAGTGTCTTTGTGATATTAAGCTGCCTGCATCTCATAAATGCTCTCCAAAGGATGGGGTGGAACTTTTGATACCAGGGAAGTGAACCCGAATTGAATAAATGCAACAAATTTGCATGTAATAGCGCTCTATCAGGCATTACAGTCATGTGCCTTACCTCAGAGATTCAGCAGGCAACTGGAAGATTGAGTGAGCATTCAGAGGATCCTCAGTGAGCGCTACAGGATTTGTAGGGAATGCAAGCACAGCAGATGCATGCGAAGTGAAAGGGTCACGTACTCTTCACACTTATTTGCCCACGACCACACAGGATGTGGTAAAAGCTGCGAGGTTCACTTCACTTATTACCTTTTCTCGGtttcattgtgttttattgcacttaaagggaaattccacaaaTAATAAAAACGTCAATAAAAATTTCTAGAATTCAATCAGTGagatgaaaacaaaatcatttaaagtggtttaACATGAAAAGGTGCATTATAGTGAGACactgatttctttactgtggtggtgataggaaccaggggctgCAATGTTTATAAGTCAATTGTAATGTATTATTCAAATGCAATTTCAGTTGTGAAACTATATCCactttatttactctccaaaatgACATGTCTTCTAAGATTTTAAGTGCAATGTAAATAAGCATGTTTTGGGCAATACACTCAGAAAtcatgaaacaatgtctcaggcgtTAGGCAGTGTAGTCACAATCTTTTATGTAAGAACATTCTGTGATataataagtttctctacaacagagcatttcacgtgacaccacactgaatgactttgtctatctcttaagcatttaataatgcagataTGTTTGAGTACCATTAAAAATGTCTAATTCAACCCATGTAACAGCTCATGGAAAAGTGTACAAGagaatgtgcttttgtttaaatcaacaAAGTTATGGACATGTTGTTGACgttttggccaaaaacaaaGGTTagataaagaaaaacacagaaacaagcATTCGCATTATGATGCACTAATATTTTATACAAATCTACAGTGCTGTACATTTCTTAATCAATCCATTTGTGCTGAATAAAATTCAACACTTATtcctctttttttgtgttttagcaAAGAGAGATATGACTGTATCCTGAGGGCAAGAGAAAGACTGCTTGTTAAGCTGCTGTACTTTGCTTCTCTAACAGAGGAACATGgcttttctctctgctgtcagCTCTTTCCAACTCACAGCATCATACCAAAGCCTCCccacttcattagaaataaATTAGACTTTTAAATGATCCCTGCATTGCAAACAAGTCCAACACTGAGggatggcagagagagagagagagagagagagagagagagagagagagagagagagagagagagagagagagagagagagagagagagagtgaaaggaggGCAGgcatttgcatttcatttgcaAAGATTTAACACCAAATTATTCCGTTCCGTTTTGCAgtcgttatttatttatttcctcatcTCACCTCTTACATCGACTTGCTTGCTCGGGTATTCTCCACAGCAGCACAGCTGCTTCTGTTGTATGGTGGTTTCTTTGATTTGGTTCCTCTGGCATATGTAGACAGTTCTCGAGGGTCACACTCTGTTAGATCCTCCAGGCCTCGTTCTCCAAGTGTGGCAGGACTGTACCAAAGCAATAACTTTCTATACCTTCTGCTG includes these proteins:
- the si:ch211-198c19.1 gene encoding uncharacterized protein si:ch211-198c19.1; this encodes MMRHCRFLRLILLTALVIFSSLKTLNSVEELEKTHFGTPPPRHGLVLLVWYVNNCIDNNMVALCDPTEGAYGFHEFKNRGPSTLLPKLKDKMYGYFTLGNLHYKHATDLPYEVRKYYNPHDLKSNMDRVIVKYNKNKNTIEEVYISEHYKKSKTYLLGPKLIEELRQQAAFRIVPEAFSEMNI